One segment of Paraburkholderia caribensis DNA contains the following:
- a CDS encoding polysaccharide biosynthesis/export family protein: protein MIDSSKVAVVLFLALVLGGCAFAPGMNFDASRPVDPGDPNSFPIVTPITVALIQRNQLDSRERVKTDNTYASLVGEPQPYRIGPHDVLSIIVWDHPELVMPNLTYDLGSGMAGSAGMASQALPGFVVDDRGYVQFPYVKQLRAAGLSEQQLQRALTGKLAAVLPDPQVSVRVVGYRSQKVYVDGEVRSPGVKPITDVPSTLAELLNQASGIAPTGDPSRIELTRGSATYAISLPEMRAKGLSLNDIVVKNGDVVRVPLLAEHRVIVMGEVGKQTPVPFRTDGRLSLSDALGDAGGVSQVTGDASEIYVIRRDADAALPVVYHLDSKSPSAMSLASGFQLRADDVVYVGAPGVIRWDRFITPLVGSTTGAYYLQRTARGN, encoded by the coding sequence ATGATCGATTCATCCAAAGTGGCTGTTGTCCTTTTTCTCGCGCTGGTGCTAGGCGGCTGTGCGTTCGCGCCCGGCATGAATTTCGATGCATCGCGGCCGGTCGACCCGGGAGACCCGAACTCGTTTCCGATCGTCACGCCGATCACCGTTGCGCTGATCCAGCGCAATCAGCTCGACAGCCGCGAACGGGTCAAAACAGACAACACCTATGCATCGCTCGTCGGCGAGCCGCAGCCATACCGGATCGGACCGCACGACGTCCTGTCGATCATTGTCTGGGACCATCCGGAACTGGTGATGCCGAATCTCACGTACGACCTCGGGAGCGGCATGGCGGGCAGCGCGGGCATGGCCTCGCAGGCCCTACCGGGCTTCGTGGTGGACGACCGGGGTTACGTGCAATTCCCCTATGTGAAACAGCTGCGCGCCGCGGGGCTGAGCGAACAGCAACTGCAGCGTGCCTTGACCGGGAAGCTTGCCGCCGTGCTTCCCGATCCGCAGGTCAGCGTGAGGGTGGTCGGCTATCGCAGCCAGAAAGTCTATGTCGACGGCGAGGTCCGCAGTCCGGGCGTCAAGCCGATCACCGACGTTCCCAGCACACTGGCGGAACTGCTGAATCAGGCAAGCGGCATTGCGCCGACGGGCGACCCGTCGCGCATCGAGCTGACGCGCGGCTCGGCGACCTATGCAATCAGTCTGCCGGAGATGCGTGCGAAGGGGTTGAGCCTCAACGATATCGTCGTGAAGAACGGCGACGTGGTGCGGGTGCCGCTGCTCGCCGAGCATCGCGTGATCGTGATGGGAGAAGTGGGCAAGCAGACCCCCGTGCCATTTCGCACTGACGGGCGTCTGTCGCTGAGCGACGCGCTCGGCGATGCCGGCGGCGTCAGCCAGGTGACGGGCGATGCGAGCGAGATATACGTGATACGCCGCGATGCCGACGCCGCGCTGCCCGTCGTCTATCACCTCGACAGCAAGTCGCCGTCGGCGATGTCGCTAGCGAGCGGCTTCCAGCTGCGCGCCGACGACGTCGTTTATGTGGGCGCGCCCGGCGTGATCCGCTGGGACCGCTTCATCACACCGCTCGTAGGCAGCACGACGGGGGCCTATTACCTGCAGCGCACTGCACGAGGCAATTGA
- the rfbA gene encoding glucose-1-phosphate thymidylyltransferase RfbA — protein sequence MTVTHRVTRKGLILAGGTGSRLHPLTRSVSKQLMPVYDKPMIYYPLSTLMLAGIRDILIITTPQDSAAFSTLLGDGSSWGLSLSYAVQPQPDGLAQAFLIGEKFLGDSPSALILGDNIFYGTGLTALLERAGARQEGASIFGYYVSDPQRYGVVTLDDNGNATSLEEKPREPRSNYAVTGLYFYDCDVVRMAREIRPSARGELEITDLNRAYLAQGRLSVELMGRGYTWLDTGTHESLLDAANFVHLMQARQGLQIACPEEIAWRRGWIGGEDVERLASPLLKNGYGQYLINLLQQEIAL from the coding sequence ATGACCGTCACGCACCGCGTCACCCGCAAGGGCCTGATCCTCGCCGGAGGAACCGGTTCGCGCCTGCATCCACTGACACGCTCAGTCAGCAAGCAGTTGATGCCTGTCTACGACAAACCGATGATCTATTACCCGCTCTCGACGCTGATGCTCGCCGGGATCAGAGACATCCTCATCATCACGACGCCGCAGGACAGCGCAGCGTTCTCCACGCTCCTCGGCGACGGTTCCAGCTGGGGCTTGAGTCTTTCGTACGCGGTCCAGCCGCAGCCCGATGGCCTCGCACAGGCATTCCTTATCGGCGAGAAGTTTCTGGGCGACAGTCCGTCCGCGCTGATCCTCGGCGACAACATCTTCTACGGGACCGGCCTCACCGCCTTGCTCGAGCGTGCCGGCGCGAGACAGGAAGGCGCGAGCATCTTCGGCTACTACGTAAGCGATCCCCAGCGGTACGGCGTGGTCACGCTCGACGACAACGGCAACGCGACCAGCCTCGAAGAGAAGCCGCGCGAGCCTCGCAGCAATTACGCCGTGACGGGCCTCTATTTTTACGACTGCGATGTCGTGCGGATGGCGCGCGAGATCCGGCCATCGGCTCGCGGCGAGCTTGAAATCACCGACCTGAACCGCGCGTATCTCGCCCAGGGCCGGCTCAGCGTCGAGCTGATGGGTCGCGGCTACACGTGGCTGGATACGGGCACGCACGAATCGCTGCTCGACGCCGCCAACTTCGTCCATCTGATGCAGGCGCGTCAGGGGCTGCAGATCGCGTGTCCGGAAGAGATCGCCTGGCGACGCGGATGGATCGGCGGCGAGGACGTCGAGCGCCTCGCATCGCCGCTTCTGAAGAATGGCTATGGCCAGTATCTCATCAACCTGCTGCAGCAGGAGATCGCGCTTTGA
- a CDS encoding YjbF family lipoprotein encodes MRFLEIAGHARFRPYAQRYPVTLARSLACASIILLCACTQPMRAISDSYAFLRQTSEAQIERTVLAKDQRYLKVSSRGRTALLVLGYIERDPQGDVEVWYSGAREVLRIQNGRLVGATGLSTEWANVRLASPPDWLAVAGVTSYVRRRDVMPGYDFDEYDKVTVQPISMPSDTRYTGPGAAQLRWYVERSQGRIALRDARYAVAQKAGKAIVVYGEQCLDPGLCISWQRWPAEA; translated from the coding sequence TTGCGCTTTCTCGAAATTGCGGGTCATGCCCGCTTCCGCCCCTACGCCCAGCGTTATCCGGTGACGCTCGCCCGCAGTCTGGCCTGCGCATCGATCATCTTGCTGTGCGCCTGTACCCAGCCCATGCGCGCGATATCGGACAGCTACGCCTTCCTTCGTCAAACCAGCGAAGCACAAATCGAGCGCACGGTTCTCGCGAAAGATCAGCGGTATCTGAAGGTCTCCTCGCGAGGACGCACGGCGCTTCTCGTGCTTGGTTACATCGAGCGTGATCCGCAGGGAGACGTCGAAGTGTGGTACTCAGGCGCGCGCGAAGTGTTGCGCATTCAGAATGGCCGCCTTGTCGGCGCGACGGGTCTGTCGACGGAATGGGCGAACGTACGGCTGGCGTCGCCGCCGGACTGGCTAGCAGTTGCGGGCGTGACATCGTATGTGCGCCGACGCGATGTGATGCCGGGCTACGATTTCGATGAATACGACAAGGTGACGGTGCAGCCGATCAGCATGCCTTCGGACACTCGCTACACGGGCCCGGGCGCCGCGCAGTTGCGCTGGTACGTCGAGCGCTCGCAGGGGCGCATTGCGTTGCGCGACGCGCGCTACGCAGTCGCGCAGAAAGCGGGCAAGGCTATCGTCGTGTACGGCGAACAATGTCTCGACCCAGGGCTATGCATCAGCTGGCAGCGCTGGCCCGCCGAAGCTTGA
- a CDS encoding low molecular weight protein-tyrosine-phosphatase: MIRSILTVCIGNICRSPMAAGLLRARLPKYQILSAGLGALSGMPPDQLARELMHERGIDIDAHRAIQLGALHCSSADMILVMDTEQKRTIEQRYRSTRGKVFRLGEFQGLDIFDPYRGTRADFERCLELIALGVDEWAERIKLTA; this comes from the coding sequence ATGATCCGTTCGATCCTGACCGTTTGTATCGGCAACATCTGCCGCAGCCCGATGGCTGCGGGTCTGCTGCGTGCCCGCCTGCCGAAGTACCAGATTCTGTCGGCCGGGCTCGGCGCGCTTTCCGGCATGCCGCCCGATCAGCTCGCTCGCGAGCTGATGCATGAGCGCGGCATCGATATCGACGCGCACCGGGCAATTCAGCTCGGCGCGCTGCATTGCTCCAGCGCGGACATGATTCTCGTGATGGACACCGAACAGAAGCGAACCATCGAGCAACGCTATCGCTCGACGCGCGGCAAGGTCTTTCGGCTGGGCGAGTTTCAGGGCCTCGACATCTTCGATCCCTATCGCGGCACGCGCGCGGATTTCGAGCGTTGCCTCGAGCTGATCGCGCTCGGTGTCGACGAATGGGCGGAGCGCATCAAGCTCACCGCCTGA
- a CDS encoding undecaprenyl-phosphate glucose phosphotransferase — protein MQAARFLESNSVVYRLGFFSRALDSCIVLIGAAIAFSMRFDISASWTQPIVVLVAFNTAMSGILFPALGIYKASDRDSLWHVAMRITVGWTTVFIVGIAFMLAVQQAFSISRLWCGAWFAVTLALLITVRSANHRLLHVTKSRSRVKMKSVAIVGANAFGMQLVEKLQRTPAGGFKCVCVFDDTPEAAQFSCGVPVITSLESLAATVRDGVIDELWLVTFREEARIEAILHEFKHEFVNIRFIPNVQGPALFNHAVDEVLGVPAINLLASPPADHRFVPKEVFDRFFAALVLIAILPLMVAIAIMVKLSSPGPVFFRQWRKGINGSEFQIYKFRTMVVHHEEPGKLTQARRHDPRVTPVGAFLRRTSLDELPQFINVLRGEMSVVGPRPHALQHDEQYKDLVHGYMCRYRIKPGITGWAQINGYRGETDHIDKMQGRVALDLNYIENWTFGLDLKIVLMTIFRGFRGLHAY, from the coding sequence ATGCAAGCGGCTCGCTTTCTGGAAAGCAATTCCGTCGTTTACCGCCTTGGTTTCTTTTCGCGTGCACTCGACTCCTGCATCGTTCTCATTGGTGCTGCAATCGCATTTTCTATGCGTTTTGATATTTCAGCTTCATGGACACAGCCAATTGTCGTGCTTGTCGCATTCAATACGGCGATGAGTGGCATTCTCTTTCCCGCACTCGGCATTTATAAAGCGTCGGATCGCGATTCGTTATGGCATGTTGCAATGCGCATAACCGTAGGCTGGACAACGGTTTTCATCGTTGGCATTGCGTTTATGCTTGCGGTTCAACAAGCATTTTCGATTTCCCGGCTCTGGTGCGGCGCATGGTTCGCCGTCACGCTCGCTCTACTGATCACGGTGCGCTCGGCCAACCATCGCCTGTTGCACGTCACGAAGTCGCGCTCGCGCGTGAAGATGAAGTCCGTCGCAATCGTCGGTGCGAACGCATTCGGCATGCAGCTGGTCGAGAAGCTGCAACGTACTCCGGCGGGTGGCTTCAAGTGCGTGTGCGTCTTCGACGATACCCCTGAGGCCGCGCAGTTTTCCTGCGGCGTACCCGTCATCACGTCGCTCGAATCTCTCGCAGCCACGGTGCGCGACGGCGTGATCGACGAACTGTGGCTCGTGACCTTCCGCGAAGAAGCGCGCATCGAAGCGATCCTGCATGAGTTCAAGCACGAGTTCGTCAACATCCGCTTCATCCCGAACGTGCAAGGCCCGGCGCTTTTCAACCATGCCGTCGACGAAGTGCTTGGCGTGCCAGCCATCAATCTGCTGGCCTCCCCGCCTGCCGATCACCGGTTCGTGCCCAAAGAAGTATTCGACCGGTTCTTCGCCGCGCTGGTGCTCATCGCCATCCTGCCTCTAATGGTGGCGATCGCGATCATGGTGAAGCTGTCATCGCCGGGGCCGGTGTTTTTCCGGCAATGGCGCAAGGGCATAAACGGCAGCGAGTTTCAGATCTACAAGTTCCGGACCATGGTCGTGCATCACGAAGAGCCGGGCAAGCTCACCCAGGCGAGGCGTCACGACCCGCGCGTCACGCCCGTCGGCGCGTTCCTGCGCCGCACGAGTCTCGACGAGCTGCCGCAGTTCATCAACGTGCTGCGGGGCGAAATGTCGGTTGTCGGGCCGCGCCCGCATGCGCTTCAGCACGATGAGCAATACAAGGATCTCGTGCACGGCTACATGTGCCGGTACCGCATCAAGCCGGGCATTACCGGCTGGGCACAGATCAACGGCTATCGCGGCGAGACGGATCACATCGACAAGATGCAGGGCCGCGTCGCCCTCGATCTCAACTACATCGAGAACTGGACGTTCGGCCTCGACCTGAAGATCGTGCTGATGACGATATTCCGCGGCTTCAGGGGGCTGCATGCCTACTGA
- a CDS encoding polysaccharide biosynthesis tyrosine autokinase: MNVMTRPPSRPVDDEEQFDLVTILDVIIESRWLIGIVACACLTLGLLYAFIAEPVYQTDIMIQVEESPDTSAAKSMLGDVSSLFDVKSTAAAESQILASRLVVTRAVEKLLLYIDASPRRFPLIGSWLARDRSELSTPGLLGFGGYGWGAERISVSRFDVPQALEGKRFRVTVIDSTHYRLTGSDLDDAFVGQPGRLETIPSAHGKLTLVVDSLQGKPGAQFNLRRYSKVKTISNLQDKLDVQEKVKQSGILIASLQDKSPQRVASVLNAIAEQYVFQNVERKSAEAAQSLKFLDTQLPVIKSRLQEAQARYTAMRDQRGSIDLTEEAKLALAQAADAKTRLLELQQRRDELIRRFSPAHPAIRTIDAQMANLRRFNDEGAARLKALPDAQQDIVRLMLEVQVNTDLYTSLLNNFQQLQLVKAGKTGNVRLVDQADIPEDPVKPKRVLVIAGAALVGLFLGVVVAFVRNMLFRGISDPNEIERRSGLHVYSTIPLSELQADLYRRIRAKEPGVKLLAVDAPDDPTIESFRSLRTALQFTMFNARNNVVLITGPAPSVGKSFVSANFSAVLTTAGKRVLLIDADLRKGYLHQYFGFERGIGLSEIISGQHTLEAALHSDVVPNLDLITTGAQPRNPAELLLSERLTTLIREVSATYDIVVIDTAPVLAAADAGILAPAAGTVFFVARATVTKMGELTESMKRLGQNGVAVTGVLFNGLNLKHARYGYGSKYGAYRYAAYAYESDTKK, translated from the coding sequence ATGAACGTAATGACACGTCCTCCCTCACGTCCTGTCGATGACGAAGAGCAGTTCGATCTCGTCACGATTCTGGATGTCATCATCGAAAGCCGCTGGCTGATCGGCATCGTCGCCTGTGCGTGTCTCACGCTCGGGTTGCTGTACGCGTTCATCGCCGAACCCGTCTATCAGACGGACATCATGATCCAGGTCGAGGAGAGTCCCGATACGTCCGCGGCCAAGAGCATGCTGGGCGACGTGTCGTCGCTCTTCGACGTGAAATCGACGGCTGCCGCGGAGAGTCAGATTCTGGCGTCGCGCCTCGTCGTGACGCGAGCGGTAGAAAAGCTGCTGCTTTATATCGATGCCAGTCCGCGCCGCTTTCCGCTGATCGGCAGTTGGCTGGCGCGCGACAGAAGCGAGCTGTCCACTCCCGGCTTGCTCGGCTTCGGCGGGTACGGTTGGGGTGCCGAGCGTATCAGCGTGTCGCGCTTCGATGTTCCGCAGGCGCTGGAGGGCAAGCGGTTTCGCGTGACGGTCATCGACTCGACCCACTATCGCCTGACGGGCAGCGACCTCGACGATGCGTTCGTCGGTCAGCCCGGCCGGCTCGAGACCATTCCGTCCGCACACGGCAAGCTGACGCTCGTCGTGGACTCGTTGCAGGGGAAGCCGGGTGCGCAGTTCAACCTGCGGCGCTATTCGAAGGTCAAGACGATCTCGAACCTGCAGGACAAGCTCGACGTGCAGGAGAAGGTCAAGCAGTCCGGCATCCTGATCGCGAGCCTGCAGGACAAGAGTCCGCAACGCGTCGCCAGCGTTCTCAACGCGATCGCCGAGCAGTACGTCTTTCAGAACGTCGAGCGCAAATCGGCCGAAGCGGCACAGTCGCTCAAGTTTCTCGACACGCAGTTGCCCGTGATCAAATCGCGGCTCCAGGAGGCGCAAGCGCGCTATACGGCGATGCGCGATCAGCGCGGCTCCATCGATCTCACCGAGGAGGCGAAGCTCGCGCTTGCCCAGGCCGCCGACGCGAAAACGCGCCTGCTCGAGTTGCAGCAGCGGCGCGACGAGCTGATCCGTCGCTTCAGCCCCGCACATCCCGCGATCCGCACGATCGACGCCCAGATGGCGAACCTGCGCCGTTTCAACGACGAAGGCGCGGCGCGGCTCAAGGCGCTGCCCGACGCGCAGCAGGACATCGTGCGGCTGATGCTCGAAGTCCAGGTGAACACGGACCTCTACACGTCGTTGCTGAATAACTTCCAGCAGTTGCAACTGGTGAAGGCGGGCAAGACGGGCAACGTGCGGCTCGTGGATCAGGCGGACATCCCGGAAGACCCTGTCAAGCCGAAGCGGGTGCTCGTCATTGCCGGGGCAGCGCTGGTCGGGCTGTTTCTCGGCGTGGTCGTTGCCTTCGTGAGGAACATGCTGTTTCGCGGCATCAGCGATCCCAACGAAATCGAGCGACGCAGCGGACTGCACGTCTATTCGACCATCCCGCTCAGCGAATTGCAGGCCGATCTTTACCGGCGCATCCGGGCCAAGGAACCCGGCGTCAAGTTGTTGGCAGTCGATGCACCCGACGACCCGACCATCGAGAGCTTCAGAAGCCTGCGCACCGCGCTTCAGTTCACGATGTTCAACGCAAGGAACAATGTCGTGCTGATTACGGGGCCTGCGCCGTCGGTGGGCAAATCGTTCGTCTCGGCGAACTTCTCGGCCGTGCTGACGACGGCAGGCAAGCGCGTGCTTCTAATCGACGCCGACTTGCGCAAAGGCTACCTGCATCAGTATTTCGGCTTCGAGCGGGGCATTGGTCTCTCCGAGATCATCTCGGGGCAACATACGCTCGAAGCGGCGCTGCATAGCGATGTCGTGCCGAATCTGGACCTCATCACCACGGGCGCGCAGCCGCGCAACCCCGCTGAACTGTTGCTCAGCGAGCGCCTGACGACATTGATCCGCGAGGTGTCCGCTACCTATGACATCGTCGTGATCGACACGGCGCCCGTGCTGGCTGCCGCGGACGCCGGCATCCTCGCACCGGCCGCGGGAACGGTGTTCTTCGTCGCGCGAGCGACGGTGACGAAGATGGGCGAATTGACGGAATCGATGAAACGTCTCGGCCAGAACGGCGTTGCAGTGACGGGCGTGCTTTTCAACGGCCTGAATCTGAAGCATGCGAGATATGGATATGGCTCGAAGTACGGTGCCTATCGTTACGCGGCCTATGCGTATGAAAGCGACACGAAGAAGTAG
- a CDS encoding LamG domain-containing protein codes for MTRVVLACVLASAGVAAAQSANTREDVVPPAASSAGYVVHTFRSRFTAGAVDWQDERNANFQWFRGRFFGYPPLDRAAVSRAEREEGVVLGDSRRANYGIATAAPAKDGAGWVGVAFGGGAYIEAQLRFDPAASRDAPQQGWPAFWAMAIEHLAALPAEQWPGQPQGYQRFIEVDIFEYDLTRFGLPEAWYGSALHDWYGHYQHTCTTGYCDHSTAMPDVRMKPPPATDFNRFHKYGFLWIPATAHTPGRAQFFFDGKPIGKPASWDHLTDRTPELEMRSAGFSVLDRNHLVLILGSGRAQPMTVRAVDVWQASDAANLVCGVAASRGCGKN; via the coding sequence ATGACACGCGTTGTGTTGGCATGCGTGCTCGCGTCGGCAGGGGTAGCCGCTGCGCAATCGGCCAATACGCGTGAAGACGTCGTACCTCCGGCTGCAAGTAGCGCGGGCTACGTGGTCCACACGTTTCGCAGCCGCTTCACGGCGGGCGCTGTGGACTGGCAGGACGAGCGTAACGCGAATTTCCAATGGTTTCGCGGGCGCTTCTTCGGTTATCCACCCCTTGATCGCGCGGCCGTATCACGGGCCGAGCGGGAAGAGGGTGTCGTGCTGGGCGACAGCCGCCGCGCCAATTACGGCATCGCGACAGCCGCCCCGGCAAAGGACGGCGCGGGCTGGGTAGGGGTCGCATTTGGTGGCGGCGCGTATATCGAGGCGCAACTCAGGTTCGATCCCGCGGCTTCGCGCGATGCGCCGCAGCAAGGCTGGCCAGCGTTCTGGGCAATGGCGATCGAGCATCTGGCGGCGCTCCCGGCCGAGCAATGGCCCGGCCAGCCGCAGGGCTATCAGCGCTTCATCGAAGTGGACATTTTCGAATACGACCTCACTCGCTTTGGTCTTCCGGAGGCGTGGTATGGCAGTGCGCTGCACGACTGGTACGGACACTATCAGCACACGTGTACGACGGGCTATTGCGATCACTCGACTGCGATGCCGGACGTGCGCATGAAACCGCCACCAGCAACCGACTTTAACCGCTTTCACAAATACGGTTTCCTGTGGATTCCGGCGACGGCGCATACACCCGGCCGTGCGCAGTTCTTCTTTGACGGCAAGCCCATCGGCAAGCCAGCCAGTTGGGACCATCTCACGGATCGCACGCCTGAACTCGAGATGCGGTCGGCGGGGTTTAGCGTGCTGGACAGAAATCATCTCGTGCTGATTCTCGGCAGCGGCCGCGCTCAGCCGATGACTGTGCGCGCCGTCGACGTATGGCAGGCATCGGACGCGGCCAATCTGGTTTGCGGCGTGGCTGCCTCCAGGGGCTGCGGGAAAAACTGA
- a CDS encoding YjbH domain-containing protein → MTISTPVRLGDWLADRLATPQARERDIYVTGIQWQSARERTLQQGARQTLLDQIGYLSGPDVPPQAEREGLAALVASRRATGRVVLKRADPRWLQANPSDDPILDAGDAVAIPERPSSVTVIRGDGSLCAVPYVAQAEALYYIRACNPDAAPDWAWIAQPDGVVQKAAVALWNRAPQDPPAPGAWIWAPNRDSGWPESLSIRLAAFFATQGPSGLDDEGHGVAPEQPAPAAAVPQAAQFRARDLPVTASDWGTAGLLQTPTARMNEAGEASVGVSVTSPYTRYNVMLQPLDWLEFGFRYTDISSQRYGPATLSGTQSYKDKSIDFKVRLLKETAIRPALAFGMRDVGGTGLFSGEYFVASKRTGDFDWSLGVGWGYLGARGDIPNPLSVFSDSFRNRPASDVNVSNSGTFSRGYFRGSISLFGGVQYQTPWTPLILKLEYDGNNYQNEPFHQRFTTRSSFNIGAVYRVTSNIDVTAALERGNRAMLGVTLHGKLSNIGTPKVSDPPPIPVAMPSSAASSSAVPAPAPAANGYDWSATARNLEQQTGFTVQNVYRDGAQLIVVFDQVDAFYLEDKIDRIVTVLNRDAPPDVRAFRITLRSRGLPVTGYAVIRDTWVTNHTRALPPIDRQQAVYTSPPAIVPDEDMHRADVYEGSQKRFYVSVGPAYQQTLGGPNGFVLYQISANAYTEARLRRDTWLAGDFNLGLVDNYDKFTYTAPSNLPRVRTYLREYLTTSRFTMPLLQLTHVGAIGRDQYYSVYGGYLESMFAGVGAEWLYRPWGSSLALGVDVNRVRQRGFRQDFSLRDYSVTTGNVTLYWDTGWNGVRVDLSVGQYLAKDRGATLDISRVFRNGVTIGAYATKTNVTGAQFGEGSFDKGIYVTIPFDALFTRSTGGVAAIRWSPLTRDGGAKLARQFTLYDITDKSNPRNLWFAPPSAAQTGPE, encoded by the coding sequence GTGACCATCAGCACACCGGTGCGGCTCGGCGACTGGCTGGCCGACAGGCTCGCCACGCCGCAAGCGCGCGAGCGTGATATCTACGTCACGGGCATCCAGTGGCAGTCGGCGCGCGAGCGCACCTTGCAGCAAGGTGCAAGGCAGACGCTGCTTGACCAGATCGGCTATCTGTCAGGACCGGACGTGCCGCCTCAGGCAGAGCGCGAGGGACTCGCCGCACTCGTTGCATCGCGACGGGCGACCGGCCGCGTCGTGCTCAAGCGCGCCGACCCACGCTGGCTGCAAGCCAACCCGAGCGACGATCCGATTCTGGACGCAGGCGATGCAGTCGCCATTCCGGAGCGGCCATCGAGTGTCACGGTGATCCGCGGCGACGGCTCGCTTTGCGCTGTGCCGTACGTCGCGCAAGCCGAGGCGTTGTACTACATCCGCGCCTGCAATCCCGATGCAGCCCCCGATTGGGCGTGGATCGCACAGCCGGACGGCGTCGTGCAGAAGGCGGCCGTTGCGCTGTGGAATCGCGCGCCGCAAGATCCGCCCGCACCCGGCGCATGGATCTGGGCGCCCAATCGCGACTCTGGCTGGCCCGAGTCGCTCTCAATCCGCCTCGCCGCTTTCTTCGCGACGCAGGGCCCCTCCGGACTGGACGATGAGGGACACGGCGTCGCGCCCGAGCAGCCTGCGCCCGCGGCGGCAGTGCCGCAAGCTGCGCAGTTCCGCGCGCGCGACCTGCCCGTCACGGCCAGCGATTGGGGCACGGCAGGGCTGTTGCAAACGCCTACCGCACGCATGAACGAGGCGGGCGAAGCGTCGGTGGGCGTCTCGGTCACGTCGCCTTATACGCGGTACAACGTGATGCTGCAGCCGCTCGACTGGCTCGAGTTCGGCTTCCGCTATACCGACATCAGCTCGCAACGATATGGCCCTGCAACGCTGAGCGGCACGCAGAGCTACAAGGACAAGAGCATCGACTTCAAGGTTCGCCTGCTGAAGGAAACGGCCATCAGGCCGGCGCTCGCATTCGGCATGCGCGATGTCGGCGGGACGGGCCTGTTCTCCGGCGAGTATTTCGTTGCGAGCAAGCGCACCGGGGATTTCGACTGGAGTCTCGGCGTGGGCTGGGGCTATCTCGGCGCACGCGGCGATATTCCGAACCCGCTGTCCGTGTTCAGCGACAGCTTCAGGAACCGGCCTGCGTCGGACGTGAATGTGTCGAACTCCGGAACGTTCTCGCGCGGGTATTTTCGCGGCTCGATATCGTTGTTCGGCGGTGTGCAATATCAGACGCCGTGGACACCGCTCATCCTGAAGCTCGAGTACGACGGCAACAATTACCAGAATGAACCGTTTCACCAGCGGTTTACTACGCGGTCGAGCTTCAATATCGGCGCGGTGTATCGCGTGACCTCGAATATCGATGTCACGGCCGCGTTGGAACGGGGCAACCGCGCGATGCTCGGCGTGACGCTGCATGGCAAGCTGAGCAACATCGGCACGCCGAAGGTCAGCGATCCGCCGCCGATACCGGTTGCCATGCCGTCTTCGGCCGCGTCTTCGTCTGCTGTGCCGGCGCCGGCTCCGGCCGCCAATGGGTACGACTGGAGCGCGACCGCGCGGAACCTCGAACAGCAAACCGGCTTTACGGTGCAGAACGTCTATCGCGACGGCGCGCAACTCATCGTCGTGTTCGATCAGGTCGATGCGTTCTATCTCGAGGACAAGATCGATCGCATCGTGACCGTGCTGAACCGGGATGCGCCCCCGGACGTGCGTGCGTTCCGTATCACGCTGCGTTCGCGCGGGCTGCCCGTCACCGGTTACGCCGTGATTCGCGACACGTGGGTGACGAATCACACGCGTGCATTGCCGCCCATCGACAGACAGCAGGCCGTGTACACGTCGCCCCCCGCGATCGTGCCGGACGAAGACATGCACCGCGCCGACGTCTACGAGGGCTCGCAGAAGCGCTTCTACGTCTCCGTGGGGCCTGCATACCAGCAGACCCTCGGCGGGCCGAACGGGTTCGTGCTCTATCAGATATCGGCCAATGCCTATACGGAAGCGCGTCTACGGCGCGATACGTGGCTTGCGGGCGATTTCAACCTCGGACTCGTCGACAACTACGACAAGTTCACCTACACGGCTCCGAGCAATTTGCCGCGCGTGCGCACGTATCTGCGCGAGTACCTGACGACGTCCCGCTTCACGATGCCGCTGCTGCAACTCACGCACGTGGGTGCGATCGGCCGCGACCAATACTACAGCGTGTATGGCGGATACCTCGAAAGCATGTTCGCCGGCGTTGGCGCGGAGTGGCTCTATCGCCCGTGGGGCAGTTCGCTGGCGCTCGGTGTAGACGTGAACCGCGTGCGGCAGCGAGGTTTCAGGCAGGACTTCTCGTTGCGCGACTACTCCGTCACGACGGGCAACGTGACGCTCTATTGGGACACCGGCTGGAACGGCGTACGAGTCGATCTGAGCGTCGGACAGTACCTCGCGAAGGATCGCGGTGCGACCCTCGACATTAGCCGCGTGTTCCGCAATGGCGTGACTATCGGCGCGTATGCGACGAAGACCAATGTGACGGGCGCGCAGTTCGGCGAAGGCAGTTTCGACAAGGGCATCTACGTGACGATTCCGTTCGATGCGCTGTTCACCCGTTCGACGGGAGGCGTCGCGGCAATCCGCTGGTCGCCGCTCACGCGCGACGGCGGCGCGAAGCTGGCGCGTCAATTCACGCTGTACGACATCACGGACAAAAGCAATCCGCGCAACTTGTGGTTCGCGCCGCCTTCGGCAGCGCAGACGGGTCCCGAGTAG